One genomic segment of Primulina huaijiensis isolate GDHJ02 unplaced genomic scaffold, ASM1229523v2 scaffold32015, whole genome shotgun sequence includes these proteins:
- the LOC140967988 gene encoding bZIP transcription factor 16-like: MGNGEVDKSSKEGKEAKEPKTHLQEHSSAGSGMVAADWSGFQAYSPMPPHGFLASSPQSHPYMWGVQQFIPPYGTQPHPYVAMYPYGHPTMAPGSYPFSPFAMPSPNGVAEGLGNSTGNMEVDGKSFEKEKLPIKRSRGSLGSLNMITGKNNELGKTAGASVNGLHSKGTENASEGSSEGSDANFQTDSGEKIGGQQDSAELSQNSNAARISQNGGLATAHHPMAIVPAAGAVSGIPGPTTNLNIGMDYWAAAASSSSPIPAIGGNTLTTPVAGGVVNTGSRDNSMSQLWMQDDRDIKRQRRKQSNRESARRSRLRKQAECDELASRAEALNEENVSLRAELARIRSEYEQIFAQNASLKERLGEHPDQDDPKCRQDDTHSHDS; encoded by the exons ATGGGGAATGGTGAGGTGGACAAGTCCTCCAAGGAGGGGAAGGAAGCAAAGGAGCCAAAGACACATTTACAG GAGCACAGTTCGGCTGGCTCTGGCATGGTTGCTGCTGATTGGTCTGGCTTCCAG GCATATTCCCCTATGCCTCCACATGGGTTCTTGGCATCAAGTCCACAGTCGCACCCTTACATGTGGGGTGTCCAG CAATTCATTCCACCCTATGGAACTCAACCTCATCCATATGTTGCGATGTACCCGTATGGGCACCCAACCATGGCTCCG GGATCATATCCATTCAGTCCTTTTGCTATGCCTTCTCCAAATGGTGTTGCTGAAGGCCTT GGCAACTCGACTGGAAACATGGAGGTGGATGGAAAGTCGTTTGAAAAGGAAAAACTGCCAATCAAAAGATCTAGAGGAAGTTTAGGCAGTTTAAATATGATTACAGGGAAGAACAATGAACTTGGAAAAACTGCTGGTGCATCTGTAAATGGTTTGCATTCTAAAGG TACCGAGAATGCTAGTGAAGGTTCAAGTGAAGGGAGTGATGCTAATTTTCAAACT GATTCCGGAGAGAAGATTGGTGGCCAGCAAGATTCAG CTGAACTGTCTCAAAATAGCAATGCTGCTCGCATTTCTCAGAATGGGGGACTGGCTACAGCTCACCACCCTATGGCCATTGTGCCAGCGGCAGGGGCTGTGAGTGGTATTCCTGGTCCAACCACTAACTTAAATATTGGAATGGATTATTGGGCTGCTGCagcatcatcatcatctccCATTCCTGCAATTGGGGGAAACACTCTTACTACTCCAGTCGCAGGAGGAGTGGTCAATACTGGATCACGAGACAACTCCATGTCACAGCTCTGGATGCAG GATGACAGGGATATCAAAAGACAGAGAAGAAAGCAGTCTAACCGGGAATCTGCTCGTCGATCCCGATTACGCAAGCAG GCAGAATGTGATGAATTGGCGAGTCGAGCGGAAGCATTAAACGAAGAAAATGTTTCTCTTAGAGCAGAATTGGCTCGTATAAGGAGTGAGTACGAGCAAATTTTTGCTCAGAATGCATCTCTGAAG GAGAGACTTGGTGAACACCCAGATCAAGATGATCCGAAATGCAGACAGGATGATACACATTCTCATGATTCATGA
- the LOC140968032 gene encoding 26S proteasome non-ATPase regulatory subunit 8 homolog A-like: MDPKITELSQVFERFKAAFVRKDFDTCTKLLSQLKVSLTGYKSLPPLFEATPNAIRELTIARDIYEHAVVLSVKIEDQDAFERDFFQLKPYYMDARGRLPPSPQEYPILGLNLLRLLVQNRIAEFHTELELLSPGALENSCIKHAVELEQSFMEGAYNRVLNARQTVPQETYVYFLDLLAKTVRDEIAGCSEKAYECLSVNDARKMLLFSSDQELFEYVKEEHPEWETKNGFVYFQKTKESTTCKEIPSLHLINQTLSYARELERIV, encoded by the exons atgGATCCGAAGATCACAGAGCTGTCACAAGTGTTTGAGCGATTCAAAGCCGCGTTCGTGCGGAAGGATTTCGATACTTGTACGAAACTCCTCTCGCAGCTCAAG gtttcatTGACAGGATATAAGAGTCTACCTCCATTATTTGAAGCAACACCTAATGCGATTCGTGAATTGACAATAGCAA GGGACATATATGAGCATGCTGTTGTTCTGAGCGTAAAGATTGAGGATCAGGATGCTTTTGAGAGGGATTTTTTCCAACTGAAACCTTACTATATGGATGCCCG TGGTCGTCTTCCCCCATCACCTCAGGAGTATCCTATTTTAGGCCTCAACCTTCTGAGACTCCTTGTACAAAACCGAATAGCAGAATTCCATACTGAGTTGGAGTTGCTTTCTCCTGGTGCTCTAGAGAATTCTTGCATCAAGCATGCAGTTGAATTGGAGCAATCTTTCATGGAAGGAGCATACAACCGTGTTTTGAATGCTAGGCAGACTGTACCTCAGGAAACATATGTTTATTTCCTTGACTTACTGGCAAAGACAGTCAG GGATGAGATTGCTGGATGTAGCGAAAAGGCTTATGAGTGCCTCTCAGTAAATGATGCTCGGAAAATGCTGCTGTTTTCTTCAGATCAAGAATTATTTGAATATGTAAAGGAG GAGCATCCGGAGTGGGAGACGAAGAATGGGTTTGTGTATTTCCAAAAAACAAAGGAATCCACTACTTGCAAGGAAATTCCGTCGTTGCACCTTATAAACCAGACTCTAAGTTATGCTAGGGAATTGGAGCGGATTGTTTGA
- the LOC140967987 gene encoding 3-oxoacyl-[acyl-carrier-protein] synthase I, chloroplastic-like, which produces MASINAFASSSGLVCKKSQESGRNGVPFFQYDGLRAADTLQTGLNKLEAKGFTSTSARCGRIKAVASPKTSAPKRETDPKKRIVITGMGLVSVFGSDVDTFYNKLLEGTSGISPIDRFDASEYTVRFGGQIRGFSSTNYIDGKNDRRLDDCWRYCLVAGKKALDDANLGKQVLETMDKTRIGVVVGSGIGGISAFSSGIESLVLKGYKKMSPFFIPYSISNMGSALLAIDTGLMGPNYSISTACATANYCFYTAANHIRRGEADIMVAGGTEAPIIPSGIGGFIACRALSQRNDEPQKASRPWDKNRDGFVIGEGAGVLIMESLDHAMKRGANIIAEYLGGAVTCDAHHMTDPRSDGLGVSSCIVKSLKDAGVAPEEVNYVNAHATSTLAGDLAEVNAIKEVFKDTSEIKMNGTKSMIGHGLGAAAGIEAIVTIQAINTGWLHPTINQYDLEPEVTIDTVPNVKKQHEVNIAISNSFGFGGHNSVVVFAPFKP; this is translated from the exons ATGGCCTCCATCAATGCTTTTGCGTCTTCTTCTGGTTTGGTCTGCAAGAAGAGTCAAGAATCAGGGAGAAATGGTGTTCCTTTTTTTCAGTATGATGGGCTTAGAGCTGCTGACACTTTGCAGACGGGGTTAAATAAGTTAGAGGCTAAGGGGTTTACTTCCACTTCTG CAAGATGCGGAAGAATTAAGGCTGTGGCTTCTCCAAAAACTTCAGCTCCCAAAAGAGAAACGGATCCAAAGAAAAGGATTGTCATAACTGGAATGGGTCTTGTCTCGGTTTTTGGAAGCGATGTTGATACATTCTACAATAAACTTCTTGAAGGAACAAGTGGCATCTCTCCTATAGACCGGTTCGATGCTTCAGAGTACACTGTTAGATTCGGAGGCCAGATCCGTGGTTTCTCTTCAACAAACTACATTGATGGAAAAAATGATCGACGCCTGGATGATTGCTGGAGATATTGTTTGGTTGCTGGCAAGAAAGCCCTTGACGATGCTAACCTCGGGAAACAAGTTCTTGAAACT ATGGACAAGACGAGAATAGGAGTGGTCGTGGGATCAGGGATTGGTGGCATTTCCGCATTTAGTTCTGGAATTGAATCCTTGGTACTGAAGGGCTATAAGAAAATGTCTCCTTTCTTTATTCCTTATTCGATCTCCAACATGGGGTCGGCATTATTGGCTATAGATACCGGCTTAATGGGGCCAAATTACTCTATTTCAACTGCTTGCGCTACAGCAAATTACTGCTTCTACACTGCAGCAAATCATATTAGAAGAGGAGAGGCAGATATAATGGTAGCTGGAGGGACTGAAGCTCCGATTATACCTAGTGGAATTGGAGGTTTCATTGCTTGTAGAGCATTGTCTCAAAGAAATGATGAACCACAGAAGGCTTCAAGACCATGGGACAAAAACCGTGATGGTTTTGTTATCGGTGAAGGTGCCGGTGTACTG ATCATGGAAAGCTTGGATCATGCAATGAAGCGAGGAGCGAATATTATTGCTGAATACTTGGGAGGTGCTGTAACCTGTGATGCTCACCACATGACCGATCCTCGTTCAGACGGACTTGGGGTCTCGTCTTGCATAGTCAAGAGTTTGAAAGATGCAGGGGTCGCCCCCGAAGAG GTTAACTATGTGAATGCTCATGCAACATCAACTCTAGCGGGAGATCTTGCTGAAGTCAATGCCATCAAGGAAGTCTTTAAGGATACCTCCGAGATCAAGATGAATGGTACCAAG TCGATGATTGGACATGGCCTGGGAGCCGCTGCAGGAATTGAAGCAATAGTCACCATTCAAGCAATCAACACGGGCTGGTTACATCCTACAATCAATCAATAC GACTTGGAACCTGAAGTCACAATAGACACTGTCCCAAATGTAAAGAAACAGCATGAAGTAAATATCG CTATATCCAACTCATTCGGCTTTGGCGGGCACAATTCTGTGGTCGTGTTTGCACCATTCAAGCCTTAA
- the LOC140968030 gene encoding uncharacterized protein — protein MGCTSSKSIDVAAAGVYRPPLSSFAVFDINAIEEPWLKSCEPQDDWKQTSLLPAPILEKLNAIEDAPRTWEEVSKALEDLKPKLNSVPVLQASLKPVDHTPPAQDFPAAKGESVPPKSLTFHTLEELEAKISPKESKPAESKRVAELKKFKSTKTDPRIDPIDSRNGINNPDVPKSLRDNIFIKRDKLEREKEGKAAGFVKRDPLADFEEKCPPDGADSVVLYTTSLGGVRRTYEDCNIVRTLMETHMIVFDERDVSLHGGFLNELKELLGDGVSVPRVFVKGRYLGGVEEVVHLNETGRLPRILNWARVERGVGRLGCEGCGGARFVPCLECGGSCKIVVEGKKERCGVCNENGLVQCPACI, from the coding sequence ATGGGGTGCACCTCATCCAAAAGCATCGACGTCGCTGCCGCCGGTGTCTACCGTCCTCCGTTGTCCAGCTTCGCCGTCTTCGACATCAACGCCATCGAAGAACCGTGGCTCAAGTCATGCGAGCCACAGGATGATTGGAAGCAGACCTCACTGTTGCCAGCCCCCATTCTAGAGAAGCTCAACGCCATTGAAGATGCACCTCGCACGTGGGAAGAGGTCAGCAAGGCACTGGAGGATCTCAAGCCCAAGCTCAACTCCGTCCCTGTACTTCAGGCCAGCCTGAAACCAGTCGATCATACGCCACCGGCTCAAGATTTCCCCGCCGCCAAGGGAGAATCAGTACCACCTAAGAGCTTGACTTTTCATACGCTCGAAGAGCTTGAAGCTAAAATCTCTCCAAAAGAATCAAAACCCGCTGAATCCAAGCGAGTTGCGGAATTGAAGAAATTCAAATCAACGAAGACCGACCCACGGATCGATCCGATCGACTCACGAAACGGGATCAATAATCCAGATGTCCCCAAGTCGCTGAGGGacaacattttcataaaaagagACAAATTAGAGCGAGAAAAGGAAGGCAAGGCCGCGGGTTTTGTCAAGCGGGACCCCTTAGCCGACTTCGAAGAGAAATGCCCGCCCGACGGAGCCGACTCTGTCGTCCTCTACACGACATCTTTAGGCGGCGTCCGGCGCACGTACGAGGACTGCAACATAGTCAGGACACTAATGGAGACACACATGATCGTGTTCGACGAGCGCGACGTATCGTTACACGGTGGATTCCTGAACGAACTGAAGGAATTATTAGGCGACGGAGTTAGTGTTCCGAGGGTGTTCGTGAAGGGGAGATACCTGGGCGGAGTGGAGGAAGTTGTGCACTTGAACGAAACGGGTCGGCTCCCAAGGATACTGAACTGGGCACGTGTGGAAAGGGGCGTGGGTAGGCTGGGCTGCGAAGGCTGCGGCGGCGCCAGGTTTGTGCCGTGCCTGGAGTGTGGAGGAAGCTGCAAGATTGTGGTGGAGGGCAAGAAAGAAAGGTGTGGGGTTTGTAATGAGAATGGATTGGTCCAATGCCCCGCATGTATTTGA